Within Pseudomonadota bacterium, the genomic segment ATGGACGAGTGGAATACCCGGCAACACACTGCGTCGGGACTCTTGGATCGCGTCAGAACCAGTGATATCGACGCCGGGGAAGCAGAGCGGCGGACTTTATCCTTCCTCGAATTGTGGGTACCCCCCATGATCTCGCCCATGTGCGGAAACAGTATTTGCCAAGATCGACGGTTTCTTCACCGACAAATGCCGGAACTGGAAGCCTATTTTCACTACCGTCATATTGACGTCAGCACCATCAAAGAACTGGCGCGTCGCTGGGCGCCGCAGGTTACACAGGGGTTTCAGAAGCGCAGTTCGCACTTGGCACTGGATGACATTCGGGATTCCATCTCAGAGTTGATTTACTACCGACAACATCTATTTCTTCCGCTGGCACAACGGGGCTAGTTCTCGTCTGAAAACCAGTGAAGATCATAGAGATTATTGTTTTAATTTAAGCGGCAACTAATTGTTCGCAATAAAAAAACCCGACGCCGGAATCTGGCGTCGGGTTTTTGTTTATACGTCGGAATATCGCGGTTAGCTTTCCGCTTT encodes:
- the orn gene encoding oligoribonuclease; this translates as MPTCSEENLIWIDLEMTGLDTDRDHVIEIATVVTDKDLNILAEGPVLAIHQPEQILAGMDEWNTRQHTASGLLDRVRTSDIDAGEAERRTLSFLELWVPPMISPMCGNSICQDRRFLHRQMPELEAYFHYRHIDVSTIKELARRWAPQVTQGFQKRSSHLALDDIRDSISELIYYRQHLFLPLAQRG